In one window of Burkholderia sp. NRF60-BP8 DNA:
- a CDS encoding efflux transporter outer membrane subunit → MKPFSLPRRPALTLCAAACLLAGCTVGPDYRGAPAAPDAPTFVRAPATGIDTAAPAPSAWWHALNDRQLDELITAALVYNPDLHAAQARLRAARAQLSQQRAAQMPKSSATVAAIRMREPDVGALGSLLPSNGSGQSGGTSPSLGGSGPLQLYSAGFDATWEIDLFGGTRRAVEAASAQAEAVDADLADTQVSIAAEVANAYVDLRDQQQRLALSRRTAQLQQQMLELTQQRRARGVAADADIERLTTQVENTRASLIPLDAQVTESLDRLAILTGRAPGALDVVLSTPDAALPTLPGSVAIGDPATLLKQRPDIRAAERRLASSHAQIGEHVADYFPKVTLLGDLGFSATDPGHLFRKQNFTWIGAPYLQWNILDFGRTRGAVRAAEASRDEAEANYQKAVLGALQDANTALQRYGHQREHVVALTKVQTSAVHSRALMDQRYRAGVASMIDLLDTQREALSAQQNVIAGQAELIKNYVSIQKSLGLGWQTSAG, encoded by the coding sequence ATGAAACCCTTCTCCCTGCCCCGCCGCCCCGCGCTCACTCTGTGCGCGGCCGCGTGCCTGCTCGCCGGCTGCACGGTCGGCCCCGACTACCGCGGCGCGCCCGCCGCACCCGATGCACCGACCTTCGTGCGTGCGCCGGCCACCGGCATCGACACTGCCGCGCCCGCGCCGAGCGCGTGGTGGCACGCGCTGAACGATCGCCAGCTCGACGAGCTGATCACCGCGGCGCTCGTGTACAACCCCGATCTGCACGCCGCGCAGGCACGCTTGCGCGCGGCGCGTGCGCAGCTCTCGCAGCAGCGCGCGGCGCAGATGCCGAAATCGTCGGCCACCGTCGCGGCCATCCGCATGCGCGAGCCGGACGTCGGCGCGCTCGGCTCGCTGCTGCCGTCGAACGGCTCGGGCCAGTCGGGCGGCACATCGCCGTCGCTCGGCGGCTCGGGGCCGCTGCAACTCTATTCGGCGGGCTTCGACGCGACCTGGGAAATCGACTTGTTCGGCGGCACACGCCGCGCAGTCGAAGCCGCTTCCGCGCAGGCCGAAGCCGTCGATGCCGATCTCGCCGACACGCAGGTGTCGATCGCGGCCGAAGTCGCGAATGCGTATGTCGACCTGCGCGACCAGCAGCAACGGCTCGCGTTGTCGCGGCGCACCGCGCAATTGCAGCAGCAAATGCTCGAACTCACGCAGCAGCGCCGCGCACGCGGCGTCGCGGCCGATGCGGACATCGAGCGGCTGACGACGCAGGTCGAGAACACGCGCGCGTCGCTGATCCCGCTCGATGCGCAGGTGACCGAATCGCTCGACCGCCTCGCGATCCTGACGGGCCGCGCGCCGGGCGCGCTCGACGTCGTGCTGTCGACCCCGGACGCGGCGCTGCCGACGCTGCCCGGCAGCGTCGCGATCGGCGATCCGGCCACATTGCTGAAACAGCGCCCCGACATCCGCGCGGCCGAACGCCGGCTCGCGTCGAGTCATGCGCAGATCGGCGAGCATGTCGCCGACTATTTCCCGAAAGTAACGTTGCTCGGCGATCTCGGTTTCAGCGCGACCGATCCCGGCCACCTGTTCCGCAAGCAGAATTTCACGTGGATCGGTGCGCCGTACCTGCAATGGAACATTCTCGACTTCGGACGCACGCGCGGCGCGGTACGTGCGGCCGAAGCATCGCGCGACGAAGCGGAAGCGAATTATCAGAAGGCCGTGCTCGGCGCATTACAGGATGCCAACACCGCGCTGCAGCGTTACGGGCATCAGCGCGAGCACGTCGTCGCGTTGACGAAGGTGCAGACGTCGGCCGTGCATTCGCGCGCGCTGATGGACCAGCGCTATCGCGCGGGCGTCGCGTCGATGATCGACCTGCTCGATACGCAACGCGAAGCGCTATCCGCACAGCAGAACGTGATCGCCGGGCAAGCCGAACTGATCAAGAACTACGTGTCGATACAAAAGAGCCTCGGGCTCGGGTGGCAAACGAGCGCCGGTTGA
- a CDS encoding MDR family MFS transporter: protein MADTPATTPTPPHEGRASVTDWIAVAAGALGALMATLDISITNSALPQIQGEIGATGTEGTWISTGYLMSEIVMIPLAAWLTRVFGLRNFLLTNSALFIAFSMMCGWSHSLPTMIAGRIGQGFTGGALIPTAQTIIRTRLPLSQLPVGMTMFGLIVLLGPLFGPVLGGWLAENVNWSWCFFLNLPVCLLLMALLVFGLPSDRPQWSAFFNADWLGILGLAIGLSSLTVVLEEGQRERWFESQMIVTLSIVSLVGMILIALSQRFAKRPIMRLSLMRNPRYASVIVIVSAVGAGLYGVSYLLPQFLAIVAGYNAEQAGAIMLLSGLPAFLVMPILPRLLGKVDFRILVIAGLLLFCLSCMLDIDLTAQSVGHDFVWSQLIRGLAQMLAMMPLNQASMAAVAREDSGDAAGLYNMARNLGGSIGLAIIGTVIDRRTTFHTAALRESVSANSPIGQDRLSAYAANWFAHTGDLTYSNMRALGQLAQQIQIQAVVMTYSETFYLLGLALLACVPLALLLRTPRGPQPMSSGH from the coding sequence ATGGCTGATACGCCCGCCACGACACCCACGCCGCCGCACGAAGGCCGCGCGAGCGTGACCGACTGGATCGCGGTCGCGGCCGGTGCGCTCGGCGCGCTGATGGCGACGCTCGACATCTCGATCACGAACTCCGCGCTGCCGCAGATCCAGGGCGAAATCGGCGCGACCGGCACCGAAGGCACGTGGATCTCGACCGGCTACCTGATGTCGGAGATCGTGATGATCCCGCTCGCCGCATGGCTCACGCGCGTGTTCGGGCTGCGCAATTTCCTGCTGACGAACTCCGCGCTGTTCATCGCGTTCTCGATGATGTGCGGCTGGTCGCATTCGCTGCCGACGATGATCGCCGGCCGGATCGGCCAGGGCTTCACCGGCGGCGCGCTGATCCCGACCGCGCAGACGATCATCCGCACGCGCCTGCCGCTGTCGCAGTTGCCGGTCGGGATGACGATGTTCGGCCTGATCGTGCTGCTCGGGCCGTTGTTCGGCCCCGTGCTCGGCGGCTGGCTCGCGGAGAACGTGAACTGGAGCTGGTGCTTCTTCCTGAACCTGCCCGTCTGCCTGCTGCTGATGGCGCTGCTGGTGTTCGGCCTGCCGTCGGACCGCCCGCAATGGAGTGCGTTCTTCAACGCGGACTGGCTCGGCATCCTCGGCCTCGCGATCGGCCTGAGCTCGCTGACCGTCGTGCTTGAGGAAGGCCAGCGCGAACGCTGGTTCGAATCGCAGATGATCGTCACGCTGAGCATCGTATCGTTGGTCGGGATGATCCTGATCGCGCTGTCGCAGCGCTTCGCGAAACGGCCGATCATGCGGCTGTCGCTGATGCGCAACCCGCGCTACGCGAGCGTGATCGTGATCGTATCCGCGGTCGGCGCCGGGCTGTATGGCGTGTCCTACCTGCTGCCGCAGTTCCTCGCGATCGTCGCCGGCTACAACGCGGAACAGGCCGGCGCGATCATGCTGCTGTCGGGGCTGCCCGCCTTTCTCGTGATGCCGATCCTCCCGCGTCTGCTCGGCAAGGTCGATTTCCGCATTCTCGTGATCGCGGGGTTGCTGCTGTTCTGCCTGAGCTGCATGCTCGACATCGACCTGACCGCGCAGAGCGTGGGCCACGATTTCGTGTGGTCGCAACTGATCCGCGGCCTCGCGCAGATGCTCGCGATGATGCCGCTCAACCAGGCTTCGATGGCGGCCGTCGCGCGCGAAGACTCGGGCGATGCGGCCGGGCTCTACAACATGGCGCGCAACCTCGGCGGCTCGATCGGGCTCGCGATCATCGGCACCGTGATCGATCGGCGCACGACCTTCCACACGGCCGCGCTGCGCGAATCGGTGAGCGCGAACTCGCCGATCGGTCAGGATCGACTGTCGGCCTATGCGGCCAACTGGTTCGCGCACACCGGCGATCTCACGTATTCGAACATGCGCGCGCTCGGCCAACTGGCGCAGCAGATCCAGATCCAGGCCGTCGTGATGACCTATTCCGAAACCTTCTATCTGCTGGGCCTCGCGCTGCTCGCCTGCGTGCCGCTCGCGCTGCTGCTGAGAACGCCGCGCGGGCCGCAACCGATGTCGTCCGGCCATTGA
- a CDS encoding HlyD family secretion protein: MSTPQDPPQKADRQENGTTPRNGNGGTKRRILLAVAVLAAVGGAVWLGRWWTVGRFIESTNDAYLQADSMTAAPKVAGYVTDVYVRDNQPVKAGDPLVRLDVRQYQVALAQALATVDARRADIARAEADISQQRANLEQADAQAKVSQINAQHASDEYARYAPLAATGAETHERVADLKSTRDQARATLAANNASIAAARTQIASFTAQLQQARAQLEAAQASAAQAQLDLDNTIVRSTLAGRVGDRTVRVGQYVQPGTRLLTVVPVDSIYLVANFKETQIGNMRVGQPVELHVDALPDGPLSGVVDSFAPGTGAQFALLPPENATGNFTKIVQRVPVRIRLAANARAQRMLLPGLSVTVDVDTRSARDEQHHG, from the coding sequence ATGTCGACACCACAAGACCCGCCACAGAAAGCAGATCGTCAGGAAAACGGAACAACGCCGCGCAACGGCAACGGCGGAACGAAGCGACGCATCCTGCTCGCGGTCGCCGTGCTCGCGGCCGTCGGCGGCGCGGTGTGGCTCGGTCGCTGGTGGACGGTCGGCCGCTTCATCGAGAGCACCAACGATGCGTACCTGCAGGCGGACAGCATGACTGCCGCGCCGAAGGTCGCCGGCTACGTGACCGACGTCTACGTGCGCGACAACCAGCCCGTCAAGGCCGGCGATCCGCTCGTGCGGCTCGACGTCCGCCAGTACCAGGTGGCGCTCGCGCAGGCGCTGGCGACCGTCGACGCCCGCCGCGCCGATATCGCGCGCGCCGAAGCCGACATCAGCCAGCAGCGCGCGAATCTCGAACAGGCCGACGCACAGGCGAAGGTGTCGCAAATCAACGCGCAGCACGCGAGCGACGAGTACGCGCGCTATGCGCCGCTCGCGGCGACCGGCGCCGAAACGCACGAACGCGTGGCCGACCTGAAAAGCACGCGCGATCAGGCGCGCGCGACGCTCGCCGCGAACAACGCGTCGATCGCCGCCGCCCGCACGCAGATCGCGTCGTTCACCGCGCAGCTCCAGCAGGCACGGGCGCAGCTCGAGGCCGCGCAGGCCAGCGCCGCCCAGGCGCAGCTCGATCTCGACAACACGATCGTGCGCAGCACGCTCGCAGGCCGCGTCGGCGACCGCACGGTGCGCGTCGGGCAATACGTGCAGCCCGGCACGCGCCTGCTGACCGTCGTGCCGGTCGACTCGATCTATCTCGTCGCGAACTTCAAGGAAACGCAAATCGGCAACATGCGCGTCGGCCAGCCCGTCGAGCTGCATGTCGACGCGCTGCCGGACGGCCCGCTGTCCGGCGTCGTCGACAGCTTCGCGCCCGGCACCGGCGCGCAGTTCGCGCTGCTGCCGCCCGAGAACGCGACCGGCAATTTCACGAAGATCGTCCAGCGCGTGCCCGTGCGCATCCGTCTCGCCGCGAATGCCCGCGCGCAACGCATGCTGTTGCCTGGGTTGTCGGTGACGGTCGACGTCGATACGCGCTCGGCCCGCGACGAGCAGCATCATGGCTGA
- a CDS encoding CerR family C-terminal domain-containing protein, producing the protein MNEAKKLRRTSAGGYARGDETRQRIIEAAIELFGDRGFAGASTREIAARAGVNAPALQYYFENKEGVYRACVETIAENGWQVFAPAVGHARAMLDADASVDALIDAFIGLLRALSDRMFTAPKTMNQRMFFAREQGGQEPASASEILMKRMRKPLNDVSAELIARITGRPVDDPVTRLRALSLFGQITVFHIAQRSALQLLEWDAFDGERAALVTETIADQTRVLLEQWHAQRDAGAADGGSAPKRATKRVAAPPAAKSTARVKKPAAR; encoded by the coding sequence ATGAACGAAGCGAAGAAGCTGCGCCGCACGTCGGCGGGCGGCTACGCGCGCGGCGACGAAACGCGCCAGCGGATCATCGAGGCGGCGATCGAACTGTTCGGCGATCGCGGGTTCGCGGGCGCGTCGACGCGCGAGATCGCCGCGAGGGCGGGTGTGAACGCGCCGGCGCTCCAGTACTACTTCGAGAACAAGGAAGGCGTGTACCGCGCGTGCGTCGAGACGATCGCCGAGAACGGCTGGCAGGTGTTCGCGCCGGCGGTCGGCCATGCGCGGGCGATGCTCGACGCCGACGCGAGCGTCGACGCGCTGATCGATGCGTTCATCGGGCTGCTGCGCGCGTTGTCGGACCGGATGTTCACCGCGCCGAAGACGATGAACCAGCGGATGTTCTTCGCGCGCGAGCAGGGCGGCCAAGAACCGGCGAGCGCGAGCGAAATCCTGATGAAGCGCATGCGCAAGCCGCTGAACGACGTGAGCGCCGAGTTGATCGCCCGCATCACGGGGCGGCCGGTCGACGATCCCGTCACGCGGTTGCGCGCGCTGAGCCTGTTCGGGCAGATCACGGTGTTCCACATCGCGCAGCGTTCGGCGCTGCAGTTGCTCGAATGGGACGCGTTCGACGGCGAGCGCGCGGCGCTCGTGACCGAAACGATCGCCGACCAGACGCGCGTGCTGCTCGAGCAATGGCATGCGCAGCGCGATGCGGGGGCGGCCGATGGGGGATCCGCGCCGAAGCGCGCGACGAAGCGAGTGGCGGCGCCTCCCGCCGCGAAAAGCACGGCCCGCGTGAAGAAGCCTGCCGCGCGTTGA